The Deinococcus koreensis genome window below encodes:
- the aceF gene encoding dihydrolipoyllysine-residue acetyltransferase, translated as MATELKLPDVGDNIEQGTVVTVLVKPGDTIEAGQPIIEIETDKAVIEVPAESGGTVEAVSVNVGDTVKVGGVIATLGGGTAAPASADAAPAQGGGNEAAQAESSATAADAGKANEVAQAQQASQKAQTGAAPSTPPASAPAASAPATSPAPAASGTQLTLPDVGDNIEQGTVVTVLVKEGDTVAEGQPIIEIETDKAVIEVPAGSAGTVQSVAVKVGDTVKVGGVIATLGGATPGAAGAAPAAAPAPAASAQAPASPPPAVQADPPVSTLSTERPEPAGAAGQSPQRADPPTQAPGANRPYNTQAYDGRPLVPAAPSVRRMARELHVDIHDVHGTGIAGRISEEDVRRQAGTPSVPAAASAPAAQAPAAQPSAISLPPSAPLPNFEKWGTVKREDMSGIRKATVRSMTASTSIPMVTHFDKADVTAMEETRKRFGARVEKAGGKLTMTHILMKVVANALRQFPKFGASLDLDAQQVVFKDYVNIGVAVDTPVGLLVPVVKDADRKSITELVLELSELAGRARERKLKPDEMQGATFTISNLGGIGGHAFTPIVNSPEVAILGVSRGGMEPVWNKETSTFEPRNMLPLSLTYDHRLIDGADAARFVRFICEALEDPFLISL; from the coding sequence ATGGCCACTGAACTGAAACTCCCCGACGTGGGCGACAACATCGAACAAGGCACGGTCGTGACCGTGCTCGTGAAGCCCGGCGACACCATCGAGGCCGGCCAGCCCATCATCGAGATCGAGACCGACAAGGCCGTCATCGAGGTGCCGGCCGAGAGTGGCGGCACCGTCGAGGCCGTGAGCGTGAACGTGGGCGACACCGTGAAGGTCGGCGGCGTGATCGCCACGCTGGGCGGCGGGACGGCTGCCCCAGCCTCCGCTGACGCAGCGCCCGCTCAGGGCGGCGGCAACGAGGCCGCGCAGGCCGAGAGCAGCGCCACCGCGGCCGACGCCGGCAAGGCCAACGAGGTCGCGCAGGCGCAGCAGGCCAGCCAGAAGGCGCAGACGGGCGCCGCGCCCAGCACGCCGCCTGCTTCGGCTCCCGCCGCGAGCGCTCCGGCGACCAGCCCCGCGCCTGCCGCCTCCGGCACCCAGCTCACCCTGCCCGACGTGGGCGACAACATCGAGCAGGGCACGGTGGTCACTGTGCTCGTGAAGGAGGGCGACACGGTGGCCGAGGGCCAGCCCATCATCGAGATCGAGACCGACAAGGCGGTGATCGAGGTGCCGGCAGGGTCGGCGGGCACCGTGCAGAGCGTGGCGGTCAAGGTCGGCGACACCGTGAAGGTCGGCGGCGTGATCGCCACCCTGGGTGGGGCCACGCCAGGGGCAGCAGGTGCGGCCCCGGCAGCGGCCCCCGCGCCCGCCGCGTCGGCTCAGGCTCCTGCCTCGCCGCCCCCCGCCGTGCAGGCCGACCCGCCCGTCTCGACGCTGAGCACTGAGCGCCCCGAACCCGCCGGCGCGGCGGGCCAGTCGCCCCAGCGCGCCGACCCGCCCACCCAGGCGCCCGGCGCCAACCGCCCCTACAACACCCAGGCCTACGACGGCCGCCCCCTGGTGCCTGCCGCCCCCTCTGTGCGCCGCATGGCCAGAGAGCTGCACGTCGATATCCACGACGTCCACGGCACCGGCATTGCCGGCCGGATCAGCGAGGAGGACGTGCGCCGCCAGGCCGGCACGCCGAGTGTCCCCGCGGCGGCGTCGGCTCCAGCGGCCCAAGCTCCAGCGGCTCAGCCTTCTGCCATCAGCCTTCCGCCTTCGGCACCGCTGCCCAACTTCGAAAAATGGGGCACAGTTAAGCGCGAGGACATGTCCGGCATCCGCAAGGCGACCGTGCGCTCCATGACCGCCAGCACCTCGATTCCCATGGTCACGCACTTCGATAAGGCCGACGTGACGGCGATGGAGGAGACCCGCAAGCGCTTCGGTGCCCGCGTGGAGAAGGCCGGCGGCAAGCTGACCATGACCCACATCCTGATGAAGGTCGTGGCGAACGCCCTACGCCAGTTCCCCAAGTTCGGGGCCAGCCTGGATCTGGACGCCCAGCAGGTCGTGTTCAAGGACTACGTGAACATCGGCGTGGCGGTCGATACGCCAGTCGGGCTGCTGGTGCCGGTGGTCAAGGACGCCGACCGCAAGAGCATCACTGAACTCGTGCTGGAACTGAGCGAACTCGCCGGCCGCGCCCGCGAGCGCAAGCTGAAGCCCGACGAGATGCAGGGCGCGACGTTCACGATCTCCAATCTGGGCGGCATCGGCGGGCACGCCTTCACGCCCATCGTGAACTCCCCCGAAGTCGCCATCCTGGGCGTGTCGCGCGGCGGCATGGAACCGGTGTGGAACAAGGAGACCAGCACCTTCGAGCCGCGCAACATGCTGCCGCTGTCGCTGACCTACGATCACCGCCTGATCGACGGCGCCGACGCCGCGAGGTTCGTGCGCTTCATCTGCGAGGCGCTGGAAGACCCGTTCCTGATCTCGCTGTAA
- a CDS encoding DinB family protein, which translates to MNPDLRTLYSWVKFSRERLFAWAESLPGGVYTLERPDFAYGSLRNVQAHIADCYLIWLGTRGLKLPQYARGEFQTRVPDVAAMRSVYADVDAVLERAFEQFTTPDEPFDLELEHEVLRVTQRWLVMHPLTHEFHHKGQMLTMGRILGHPYPPGPDTDLGLPGEVSPGPSPS; encoded by the coding sequence ATGAATCCTGACCTCCGTACCCTCTACTCCTGGGTCAAATTCTCCCGCGAGCGGCTGTTCGCCTGGGCCGAGTCGCTCCCGGGTGGCGTGTATACCCTGGAACGCCCGGACTTCGCCTACGGCAGCCTGCGGAACGTGCAGGCGCATATCGCGGACTGTTACCTGATCTGGCTGGGCACGCGCGGTCTGAAGCTGCCGCAGTACGCCCGGGGCGAGTTCCAAACCAGAGTCCCGGATGTGGCCGCCATGCGAAGCGTGTACGCCGACGTCGATGCTGTGCTGGAACGGGCCTTCGAGCAGTTCACCACCCCGGATGAACCGTTCGACCTGGAACTGGAACACGAAGTCCTGCGGGTGACCCAGCGCTGGCTGGTCATGCACCCGCTCACGCACGAGTTCCACCACAAGGGCCAGATGCTGACGATGGGCCGGATTCTGGGCCACCCCTACCCGCCGGGGCCGGACACCGACCTGGGGCTGCCCGGCGAGGTCAGCCCAGGCCCATCACCCTCCTGA
- a CDS encoding HAD family hydrolase, which translates to MIDLLRSLLAGEPPPLTADSKTHVLLLDVDGVLVTPPEWFGVRLRRENADLTRQFFETAFHSASTGRSDLKDHLPAFIAALGRSQKPDDFLHEWLESENHPDRALLREVRTLRAQGWRTYLATNQEAHRTRHLLDVVGLGAVVDGHFASCAVGHRKPSPDYYAEVTRRLGLEPEQIVFWDDNAENVRGAREAGWQARLYTDVGGFRRVMGLG; encoded by the coding sequence GTGATCGACCTCCTCCGTTCCCTCCTGGCCGGGGAGCCGCCTCCCCTCACCGCAGACTCCAAGACCCACGTCCTGCTGCTCGATGTGGACGGGGTGCTGGTCACGCCACCCGAGTGGTTCGGCGTCAGACTCCGCCGGGAGAATGCCGACCTCACGCGGCAGTTCTTCGAGACCGCCTTCCATTCGGCCAGCACCGGCCGGAGCGACCTGAAAGACCACCTGCCCGCCTTCATCGCCGCGCTGGGCCGCTCCCAGAAGCCCGACGACTTTCTGCACGAGTGGCTGGAGTCCGAGAACCACCCCGACCGGGCGCTGCTGCGCGAAGTCCGCACCTTACGGGCTCAGGGCTGGCGCACTTACCTCGCCACCAACCAGGAGGCCCACCGCACCCGGCACCTGCTGGACGTGGTGGGGCTGGGAGCGGTGGTGGACGGCCACTTCGCCTCCTGCGCGGTCGGCCACCGCAAACCCAGCCCGGACTATTACGCGGAGGTGACCCGCCGCCTGGGCCTGGAGCCGGAACAGATCGTGTTCTGGGACGACAACGCGGAGAACGTTCGTGGGGCCAGGGAGGCCGGGTGGCAGGCGCGGCTGTACACGGACGTGGGCGGCTTCAGGAGGGTGATGGGCCTGGGCTGA
- a CDS encoding S8 family serine peptidase: MKRSARSRSRSRQVALGAALLGAALLGFGAQGIKLMPIAPPSTPRPAPAPAPALPEIPPAPASPSAPPEIRPVAPAPVSPPPAFRLPTDPLFPRQWDLRAIRLPEAWVLSRGGPVTVAVLDTGYVASPELTGRVVNGYDFVSDPRRSGDGTGRDADASGVGEYAYHAEVVANLIAAAHDGRGMAGINPQARVVQVRVAGTDGQIDVPDLVDGMKWAAGLPVSGAPLNPHPARLLNLSLFADFIPLTGCDRRVQAAIDAVTAKGALVVAGAANDGANSAGYSPAGCRNVLTVTSVTEQGTRPGYANWGASVALGAPGGEVGHGIPASSLSGPGGERSPNGTSFAAPHATGVASLLLGVRPKLSPALLRTYLTGTATRFPGGQCDPLPERSCGAGTLNAEAALRTALGSSLGK, translated from the coding sequence ATGAAGCGCTCTGCCCGGTCTCGTTCCCGTTCGCGTCAGGTCGCCCTGGGCGCGGCCCTGCTGGGCGCCGCGCTGCTGGGCTTCGGCGCCCAGGGCATCAAGCTGATGCCGATTGCTCCGCCGAGTACGCCCAGGCCCGCGCCAGCCCCCGCTCCGGCGCTGCCGGAGATCCCCCCGGCGCCGGCTTCCCCGAGCGCCCCACCGGAGATCAGGCCCGTGGCGCCCGCTCCCGTCTCCCCTCCCCCCGCGTTCCGGCTGCCCACCGATCCCCTCTTCCCCCGCCAGTGGGACTTGCGCGCCATCCGGCTGCCGGAGGCCTGGGTGCTCTCACGGGGCGGCCCGGTCACGGTGGCGGTGCTGGACACCGGCTACGTGGCGTCGCCCGAGCTGACGGGCCGGGTCGTGAACGGCTACGACTTCGTGAGCGACCCCCGGCGCTCCGGCGACGGCACGGGCCGCGACGCCGATGCCAGCGGCGTGGGCGAGTACGCTTACCACGCCGAGGTGGTCGCCAACCTGATCGCGGCGGCGCACGACGGCCGGGGCATGGCGGGCATCAACCCGCAGGCCCGGGTGGTGCAGGTGCGCGTGGCGGGCACCGACGGACAGATCGACGTGCCCGATCTGGTGGACGGAATGAAGTGGGCCGCCGGCCTACCGGTGAGCGGCGCGCCCCTCAACCCCCACCCCGCCCGGCTGCTCAACCTGAGCCTCTTCGCGGACTTCATTCCACTGACCGGCTGCGACAGGCGCGTGCAGGCCGCCATCGACGCCGTGACGGCGAAGGGAGCGCTGGTGGTCGCCGGGGCCGCCAACGACGGCGCCAATTCGGCGGGCTACTCGCCGGCCGGCTGCCGCAATGTGCTGACCGTGACCAGCGTGACCGAGCAGGGCACCCGCCCCGGCTACGCCAACTGGGGCGCCAGCGTGGCCCTGGGGGCGCCGGGCGGTGAGGTCGGCCACGGTATCCCCGCCAGTTCCCTGAGCGGCCCCGGCGGCGAGCGCAGCCCGAACGGCACCTCCTTCGCCGCGCCGCACGCGACCGGGGTCGCCAGCCTGCTGCTGGGGGTGCGCCCGAAGCTGAGCCCCGCGCTGCTGCGCACCTACCTGACGGGCACCGCCACCCGCTTCCCCGGCGGCCAGTGCGACCCCCTGCCCGAACGCAGCTGCGGCGCCGGCACCCTGAACGCCGAGGCGGCCCTGCGAACGGCGCTGGGCTCCAGTCTTGGGAAGTAG
- a CDS encoding SDR family NAD(P)-dependent oxidoreductase, giving the protein MTAPRPTSPAPPRQPAPYAAVIVLTGAASGIGAATARELSARGYRLVLAARRADPLSALARELDPTGARVIAVPTDVTDDASRRALIGAAHEHFGHVDVLVNNAGVTVEQGWWWDDPDPLRVVRVNLESPVELTRLVLPQMRSRGSGHIVNIGSVAGRAATNGMYSASKFGLRGFSLGLRRELLGSGVEVSLVAPGFVKSEMTARARLPMPGPEVVARAVAGVLERPRREVVVPGAYRALVLLDALLPALADLIVRRIVIARRYGHGRPGQNQSGQDKKA; this is encoded by the coding sequence ATGACCGCACCCCGGCCCACGTCCCCCGCTCCCCCCCGTCAGCCAGCCCCCTACGCCGCGGTGATCGTCCTGACCGGCGCGGCCAGCGGGATCGGCGCGGCCACGGCGCGCGAACTCTCGGCGCGAGGCTACCGGCTCGTGCTCGCCGCCCGGCGGGCCGACCCGCTCTCGGCGCTGGCCCGTGAACTCGACCCGACCGGCGCCCGCGTGATCGCCGTGCCCACCGACGTCACCGACGACGCCTCGCGCCGCGCCCTGATCGGCGCCGCCCACGAGCACTTCGGACACGTCGACGTGCTGGTCAACAACGCCGGGGTCACGGTCGAGCAGGGCTGGTGGTGGGATGACCCCGATCCGCTGCGGGTGGTGCGCGTCAATCTGGAATCGCCCGTCGAACTCACGCGGCTCGTGCTGCCCCAGATGCGCTCGCGGGGCAGCGGGCACATCGTGAACATCGGCTCGGTGGCGGGCCGGGCGGCCACCAACGGCATGTACTCGGCCTCCAAGTTCGGGCTGCGCGGCTTCTCGCTGGGGCTCCGGCGCGAGCTGCTGGGCAGCGGGGTGGAGGTCAGCCTGGTCGCCCCGGGCTTCGTGAAAAGCGAGATGACCGCCCGTGCCCGGCTGCCCATGCCGGGGCCGGAGGTGGTGGCCCGCGCGGTCGCGGGCGTCCTGGAGCGCCCGAGGCGTGAGGTGGTCGTGCCGGGGGCGTACCGTGCCCTGGTGCTGCTCGACGCCCTGCTGCCCGCGCTGGCCGACCTGATCGTGCGCCGGATCGTGATCGCGCGGCGCTACGGGCACGGGCGCCCCGGGCAGAATCAGTCCGGGCAGGATAAGAAAGCCTGA
- a CDS encoding App1 family protein, which yields MLPFKTAFKAVVPLLERGVSAADQAVSGYLQPRRARGKLLLQPYVGWGTPQRVELSGRVLLPRTMRPPQQGDPRLRNVRNALRRLFSREVGGIRVTGVLDGVQASAVSDHDGYFRLEFTLPAPLSAGWHEATLRLDGREGSTTGRVQVVSQARFGIISDLDDTVIQSDVTSLPRMLLTVLTGNAQTRSPFPGVSTLYRALIRTEQERNPIFYVSSSPWNFFDLLLSFLHYRHIPLGPLFLRNWGVDLLAGHGHYKHGVIETIFERYPALSFVLIGDSGEKDPEIYAEVVRKYPDRVLAVYIRDVTEAHRDAGVHELREQVRRAGVSMVLSPDSLNAAGHAMSLGLIDPDGYRSVLASVERT from the coding sequence ATGTTGCCCTTCAAGACGGCGTTCAAGGCGGTGGTGCCGCTGCTGGAACGCGGGGTCAGCGCGGCGGATCAGGCGGTCAGCGGCTACCTCCAGCCGCGCCGGGCTCGGGGCAAGCTGCTGCTGCAGCCCTACGTGGGCTGGGGCACCCCGCAGCGCGTGGAACTGTCCGGGCGGGTGCTGCTGCCCCGCACCATGCGGCCCCCCCAGCAGGGCGATCCGCGGCTGCGCAACGTCCGCAACGCCCTGCGCCGGCTGTTCTCGCGCGAGGTCGGCGGGATCCGGGTCACGGGCGTGCTGGACGGCGTGCAGGCCAGCGCGGTGAGCGACCACGACGGCTACTTCCGGCTGGAGTTCACGCTGCCGGCGCCCCTCTCGGCGGGCTGGCACGAGGCGACCCTGCGCCTGGACGGCCGCGAGGGCAGCACCACCGGCCGCGTGCAGGTGGTCTCGCAGGCCCGCTTCGGCATCATCAGCGATCTGGACGACACCGTGATCCAGTCGGACGTGACCAGCCTGCCGCGCATGCTGCTGACCGTCCTGACCGGCAACGCCCAGACCCGCTCGCCCTTTCCCGGCGTGAGCACGCTCTACCGCGCCCTGATCCGCACCGAGCAGGAGCGCAACCCGATCTTCTACGTGTCCAGCAGCCCCTGGAACTTCTTCGACCTGCTGCTGAGCTTCCTCCACTACCGCCACATTCCGCTGGGGCCGCTGTTCCTGCGCAACTGGGGAGTCGATCTGCTGGCCGGGCACGGCCACTACAAGCATGGGGTCATCGAGACCATCTTCGAGCGCTACCCGGCGCTGTCCTTCGTCCTGATCGGCGACAGCGGCGAGAAAGACCCGGAGATCTATGCCGAGGTCGTCCGGAAGTACCCGGACCGGGTGCTGGCCGTGTACATCCGCGACGTCACCGAGGCCCACCGGGACGCCGGGGTGCACGAGCTGCGCGAGCAGGTGCGCCGCGCCGGGGTCTCGATGGTGCTCTCGCCCGACAGCCTGAACGCCGCCGGCCACGCCATGAGCCTGGGCCTGATCGACCCCGACGGCTACCGCAGCGTGCTGGCGAGTGTGGAGCGGACGTAG
- the rnr gene encoding ribonuclease R, with protein sequence MPVVTPEKPARKPSRAAKPASGAPVSPPVSPQASEPEVPATPAGARRSRTAKTRNQPEAVQTPPVQTPPAEAKAPARQSRKAKGQPAVEAAEPLPVNAVQPESVRPAPTRTAKSTRRTKASGTGPAAGQALSAAPALAEPMAVEPDPAGAEAAAPTAPLILEVPKRKSGRGKKTLPEAPLPDVLNGVEAVNAEKGGPEAGGAADASVPQVVTRAHVRPLVDMPGEDDGEEIIPAPRSSRRPRREAAPAPTPEDTAEPVQTSGQTSGQVPAQDANPESELVIAQLRKLGRPLHVRDLERTFTRQMLDRLGDWRDLERLLDELTETGQVIRTRKKTYGLPEAMSLVRGRFQASAAGFGFVVPDSGGDDFYIPAEQTLEAWNGDIVLVRMEGRGDTGRSEGGRGPRRGQKGDGSPRASVVRIVQRAYKQLVGTLEFHHGHPILKPDDHRARHRILVLPEGLDGLEAGARVVTELYWPENTGEDEVFGQIKRVLGAEDDPETETEAVIVKFGLRGEFPDEVVQQANAIPAQIPEEALVGRLDLRSFNIFTVDGRDAKDFDDAIHIQPTPEGTFVVGIHIADVSHYVQEGTPLDEEAYARATSVYLPGRVLPMLPEHLSNGVCSLVPYEDRLTMTALVELSAEGEILKVQIAPSVINSKARLTYDEVQAYSEATATLPEAARALEGDLHLLLKITSKLRQKRLREGSLDFKLREVKVDVGPGGKMELIPIREETARGMIEDLMLLANKVVARFLIERSIPALFRIHEEPTLQRFQDVTNAIGRLGFSFPGGEPTPQAYQAVLKQVRGTGRESIVNTLLLRSMQQAKYAGENLGHFGLAFGEYLHFTSPIRRYPDLLVHRVLRGVLSGDLRAGNREVGALQARLPGMGDHTSARERTAAEAERDLTKYYQAKWAQEHLGESFPGNVSGVTASGLFVALDNGVEGKLHISNLDDDYYVFLEDAQMLRGRSRGRSFRLGDSIDVTISAVKPLARQTDLTVADPSDPDYKPGSYPQENDMDSPVKVRARRREDREQEKQQRLKDVPVSEPKKFTLDDPDEGRSALAPARPGGRGAQGARPAGSQPAGAQPRPQRGRTFGGVPVDGGRGEGGRSEGGRAEGGGRGARRVITLERPRNEHLRPVNITVQRMYFGDWTLENMPPEEPQGGRGGGRPGGSLGERGGRGFTRGGNDRGAHERGGERGGQRGGSRPQPAQPAPRQAPQAVASAPAGGASAQGGDEASKRRRRRRGRRPGGSGGGAPTE encoded by the coding sequence ATGCCGGTCGTCACTCCGGAAAAACCCGCCCGCAAGCCCTCGCGTGCGGCGAAACCGGCGTCCGGGGCGCCGGTGTCACCACCCGTCTCCCCACAGGCCAGCGAACCTGAAGTGCCGGCCACGCCGGCCGGCGCCCGCAGATCCAGAACCGCGAAGACCCGGAACCAGCCCGAGGCTGTGCAGACGCCCCCTGTGCAGACGCCCCCGGCGGAGGCGAAGGCCCCGGCCCGCCAGAGCCGGAAGGCGAAGGGGCAGCCCGCCGTGGAGGCCGCCGAGCCTCTGCCAGTCAACGCGGTTCAGCCTGAGTCCGTCCGGCCCGCCCCCACCAGAACCGCGAAGTCCACGCGCCGGACGAAGGCCAGCGGCACCGGGCCTGCAGCGGGTCAGGCGCTGTCGGCCGCCCCTGCGCTGGCCGAGCCCATGGCCGTGGAGCCCGATCCGGCCGGCGCCGAAGCGGCGGCCCCGACGGCCCCGCTGATTCTGGAAGTCCCCAAACGCAAGAGCGGGCGGGGCAAGAAGACCCTCCCCGAAGCGCCGCTGCCCGACGTCCTGAACGGGGTCGAGGCGGTCAATGCCGAGAAAGGTGGGCCTGAAGCGGGTGGAGCGGCCGACGCTTCGGTGCCTCAGGTCGTGACCCGGGCCCATGTCCGGCCGCTGGTCGACATGCCCGGCGAGGACGACGGCGAGGAGATCATCCCGGCCCCCCGCTCCAGCCGCAGGCCCCGGCGTGAGGCGGCCCCCGCCCCCACGCCCGAGGACACCGCCGAGCCCGTACAGACCTCGGGGCAGACCTCTGGTCAGGTGCCCGCCCAGGACGCGAATCCGGAATCCGAACTGGTCATCGCGCAGCTCCGCAAGCTGGGCCGGCCCCTGCACGTGCGCGATCTGGAGCGCACCTTCACCCGCCAGATGCTCGACCGCCTGGGCGACTGGCGCGACCTCGAACGCCTGCTGGACGAGCTGACCGAAACCGGGCAGGTCATCCGAACCCGCAAGAAGACCTACGGGCTGCCCGAGGCCATGAGCCTGGTGCGCGGGCGGTTCCAGGCGTCGGCGGCGGGCTTCGGCTTCGTGGTGCCCGACTCCGGCGGCGACGATTTCTACATCCCGGCCGAGCAGACGCTGGAGGCCTGGAACGGCGACATCGTGCTGGTGCGGATGGAAGGGCGCGGCGACACCGGCCGCAGCGAGGGAGGCCGTGGCCCCAGGCGCGGCCAGAAGGGCGACGGCTCGCCGCGCGCCTCGGTGGTGCGGATCGTGCAGCGCGCCTACAAGCAGCTGGTCGGCACCCTGGAGTTCCACCACGGCCACCCGATCCTGAAGCCCGACGACCACCGCGCCCGGCACCGCATTCTGGTGCTCCCGGAGGGCCTGGACGGGCTGGAGGCCGGCGCCCGCGTGGTCACCGAGCTGTACTGGCCCGAGAACACCGGCGAGGACGAGGTCTTCGGCCAGATCAAGCGCGTGCTGGGCGCCGAGGACGATCCCGAGACCGAGACCGAGGCGGTGATCGTGAAGTTCGGCCTGCGCGGCGAGTTCCCGGACGAGGTCGTGCAGCAGGCGAACGCCATCCCGGCGCAGATCCCGGAGGAGGCGCTGGTGGGCCGCCTCGACCTGAGGAGCTTCAACATCTTCACGGTGGACGGCCGCGACGCCAAGGATTTCGACGACGCCATCCACATCCAGCCCACGCCCGAGGGCACCTTCGTGGTCGGCATCCATATCGCGGACGTCAGCCACTACGTGCAGGAGGGCACGCCGCTGGACGAGGAAGCCTACGCCCGCGCCACCTCCGTGTACCTGCCGGGCCGGGTGCTGCCCATGCTGCCCGAGCACCTGAGCAACGGCGTGTGCTCGCTGGTGCCCTACGAAGACCGCCTGACCATGACCGCGCTGGTCGAGCTGTCGGCCGAGGGCGAGATCCTGAAGGTGCAGATCGCGCCCTCTGTGATCAACTCCAAGGCGCGCCTCACCTACGACGAGGTGCAGGCCTATTCGGAAGCGACCGCCACGCTGCCCGAGGCCGCCCGCGCGCTGGAAGGCGACCTGCACCTGCTGCTCAAGATCACCTCCAAGCTGCGCCAGAAGCGGCTGCGTGAGGGGTCGCTGGACTTCAAGCTGCGTGAGGTCAAGGTGGACGTCGGGCCGGGCGGCAAGATGGAGCTGATCCCCATCCGCGAGGAGACGGCGCGCGGCATGATCGAGGATCTGATGCTGCTGGCGAACAAGGTGGTCGCCCGGTTCCTGATCGAGCGCTCCATTCCGGCGCTGTTCCGCATCCACGAGGAACCCACGCTGCAGCGCTTCCAGGATGTGACGAACGCCATCGGGCGGCTGGGCTTCTCGTTCCCGGGCGGCGAACCCACCCCGCAGGCGTATCAGGCCGTGCTGAAGCAGGTGCGCGGCACGGGGCGCGAGAGCATCGTGAACACGCTGCTGCTGCGTTCCATGCAGCAGGCCAAGTACGCCGGCGAGAACCTGGGCCACTTCGGCCTGGCCTTCGGCGAGTACCTGCACTTCACCAGTCCCATCCGCCGCTACCCCGACCTGCTGGTTCACCGCGTCCTGCGCGGCGTGCTGAGCGGCGACCTGCGCGCCGGCAACCGCGAGGTCGGGGCACTGCAGGCCCGGCTGCCGGGCATGGGCGACCACACCAGCGCCCGCGAGCGCACCGCCGCCGAGGCCGAGCGCGACCTGACCAAGTACTACCAGGCCAAGTGGGCGCAGGAGCACCTGGGCGAGTCCTTCCCCGGCAACGTCTCGGGCGTGACCGCCTCGGGACTGTTCGTGGCGCTGGACAACGGCGTGGAAGGCAAGCTGCACATCTCCAACCTCGACGACGACTACTACGTCTTCCTGGAGGACGCGCAGATGCTGCGGGGGCGCAGCCGGGGCCGCTCCTTCCGCCTGGGCGACTCCATTGACGTGACCATCAGCGCCGTGAAACCCCTGGCCCGGCAGACCGACCTGACCGTGGCCGACCCCAGCGACCCGGACTACAAGCCCGGCAGCTACCCGCAGGAGAACGATATGGATTCACCCGTGAAAGTCCGCGCCCGCCGCCGCGAAGACCGCGAGCAGGAAAAGCAGCAGCGCCTGAAAGACGTGCCCGTGAGCGAGCCCAAGAAGTTCACGCTGGACGACCCCGACGAGGGGAGATCGGCGCTGGCGCCCGCCCGGCCGGGTGGGCGCGGCGCTCAGGGCGCCCGGCCAGCAGGCTCACAGCCGGCAGGAGCACAGCCGCGCCCCCAGCGTGGCCGCACCTTCGGCGGCGTGCCGGTCGACGGTGGACGTGGGGAGGGCGGCCGGTCTGAAGGGGGCCGCGCCGAAGGCGGCGGACGCGGCGCGCGGCGCGTGATCACGCTGGAGCGCCCCCGCAACGAGCACCTGCGCCCGGTGAACATCACCGTGCAGCGCATGTATTTCGGAGACTGGACGCTGGAGAACATGCCGCCCGAGGAGCCGCAGGGCGGGCGGGGCGGCGGCCGGCCGGGCGGCAGCCTGGGCGAACGCGGGGGCCGGGGCTTTACGCGCGGCGGCAACGACCGGGGCGCCCATGAGCGGGGCGGCGAGCGCGGCGGCCAGCGAGGCGGCAGCCGGCCCCAGCCGGCCCAGCCGGCGCCGCGTCAGGCACCGCAGGCGGTGGCCTCGGCTCCGGCCGGGGGCGCCTCCGCGCAGGGCGGGGACGAGGCCAGCAAACGCCGCCGCCGCCGCCGGGGCCGCCGGCCGGGCGGCAGTGGCGGCGGCGCCCCCACCGAATAA
- a CDS encoding exodeoxyribonuclease III, whose product MTAQLRVARLPMAQSPLKVTTLNVNGIRSALKKGLVDWVAREAPDVLLLQEVRADPHPEALAHLGYDSAWFPANRAGYSGVAILSRRGLTDVRAGMPHEEMDAEGRVLSAVVEGVRFVSVYLPSGSSGEERQGFKNRMLGDYQTWVSGLLAEGLPTVLGGDYNIAHREIDLKNWRSNQKNSGFLPHEREWMSMHLEGGLVDCHRAHLGEAAEYTWWSNRAGAYANNVGWRIDYLLASGVAVSGVSVDREARLSDHAPLSGWVRRD is encoded by the coding sequence ATGACTGCCCAGCTTCGTGTGGCCCGACTCCCCATGGCCCAATCTCCCCTGAAGGTCACGACCCTGAACGTGAACGGCATCCGCAGCGCCCTGAAAAAAGGGCTGGTGGACTGGGTGGCGCGGGAGGCCCCCGACGTCCTGCTGCTGCAGGAAGTGCGGGCTGATCCCCACCCGGAGGCCCTGGCGCACCTGGGTTACGACAGCGCCTGGTTTCCGGCGAACAGGGCGGGCTACAGCGGCGTGGCGATCCTCTCGCGCCGGGGCCTCACCGACGTGCGCGCCGGGATGCCCCACGAGGAGATGGACGCCGAGGGCCGCGTGCTGAGCGCCGTGGTGGAGGGCGTGCGCTTCGTCAGCGTGTACCTGCCCAGCGGCAGCTCGGGCGAGGAGCGCCAGGGCTTCAAGAACCGGATGCTGGGCGACTACCAGACCTGGGTCTCCGGCCTGCTGGCCGAGGGCCTGCCCACCGTGCTGGGCGGCGACTACAACATCGCGCACCGGGAGATCGACCTGAAGAACTGGCGCAGCAACCAGAAGAATTCCGGCTTCCTGCCCCACGAGCGCGAGTGGATGAGCATGCATCTGGAGGGCGGACTGGTGGACTGTCACCGCGCGCACCTGGGAGAGGCCGCCGAATACACGTGGTGGAGCAACCGCGCCGGAGCCTACGCGAACAACGTGGGCTGGCGCATCGATTACCTGCTGGCCTCGGGCGTGGCGGTGAGCGGGGTGAGCGTGGATCGGGAGGCCCGCCTGAGCGACCACGCGCCGCTGAGCGGCTGGGTGCGGCGGGATTGA